Proteins found in one Quercus robur chromosome 2, dhQueRobu3.1, whole genome shotgun sequence genomic segment:
- the LOC126712354 gene encoding V-type proton ATPase 16 kDa proteolipid subunit isoform X2 — MTDIAFKINFQVGENIVAVLLMRGMGAAYGTAKSGVGVASMGVMRPELVMKSIVPVVMAGVLGIYGLIIAVIISTGINPKAKSYYLFDGYAHLSSGLSCGLAGLSAGMAIGIVGDAGVRANAQQPKLFVGMILILIFAEALALYGLIVGIILSSRAGQSRAD; from the exons ATGACAGATATTGCCTTCAAGATCAACTTTCAG GTTGGGGAAAATATTGTGGCTGTCTTGCTCATGAGAG gtatGGGAGCGGCGTACGGAACGGCGAAGAGCGGAGTTGGGGTGGCGTCGATGGGTGTGATGAGGCCAGAGCTGGTGATGAAGTCGATCGTGCCGGTGGTCATGGCTGGTGTGTTGGGTATATACGGTCTCATCATTGCTGTGATTATCAGCACAGGGATTAACCCAAAGGCTAAATCCTATTACCTCTTCGATGGCTATGCCCATCTCTCTTCTGGTCTCTCTTGTGGCCTCGCTGGCCTTTCTGCTGGTATGGCTATTGGTATCGTCGGTGACGCTGGTGTCAG AGCCAATGCACAACAGCCAAAGCTTTTTGTTGGGATGattcttattcttatttttgCCGAAGCACTGGCTCTCTATGGTCTCATTGTTGGCATCATCCTTTCTTCCCGAGCTGGTCAGTCCAGAGCTGACTGA
- the LOC126712354 gene encoding V-type proton ATPase 16 kDa proteolipid subunit isoform X1: protein MSSSSTFSGDETAPFFGFLGAAAALVFSCMGAAYGTAKSGVGVASMGVMRPELVMKSIVPVVMAGVLGIYGLIIAVIISTGINPKAKSYYLFDGYAHLSSGLSCGLAGLSAGMAIGIVGDAGVRANAQQPKLFVGMILILIFAEALALYGLIVGIILSSRAGQSRAD, encoded by the exons atgtcttCTTCATCAACTTTCAGCGGCGATGAAACAGCCCCATTCTTTGGCTTCCTCGGCGCTGCTGCCGCCTTAGTCTTCTcct gtatGGGAGCGGCGTACGGAACGGCGAAGAGCGGAGTTGGGGTGGCGTCGATGGGTGTGATGAGGCCAGAGCTGGTGATGAAGTCGATCGTGCCGGTGGTCATGGCTGGTGTGTTGGGTATATACGGTCTCATCATTGCTGTGATTATCAGCACAGGGATTAACCCAAAGGCTAAATCCTATTACCTCTTCGATGGCTATGCCCATCTCTCTTCTGGTCTCTCTTGTGGCCTCGCTGGCCTTTCTGCTGGTATGGCTATTGGTATCGTCGGTGACGCTGGTGTCAG AGCCAATGCACAACAGCCAAAGCTTTTTGTTGGGATGattcttattcttatttttgCCGAAGCACTGGCTCTCTATGGTCTCATTGTTGGCATCATCCTTTCTTCCCGAGCTGGTCAGTCCAGAGCTGACTGA